One Melospiza melodia melodia isolate bMelMel2 chromosome 1, bMelMel2.pri, whole genome shotgun sequence genomic window carries:
- the LOC134430855 gene encoding feather beta keratin-like, which produces MACYNRCSPCGPTPLANSCNEPCALQCQDSRVIINPSPVLVTLPGPIMTSFPQNTAVGSTSSAAVGTELNVQGQPISGGFGFGLGYGLGFGFGLGYGLGGLGCYGRRGYGSIC; this is translated from the exons ATGGCCTGCTACAACCGCTGCAGTCCCTGCGGACCCACCCCgctggccaacagctgcaacgagccctgtgccctgcaatgccaggatTCCCGCGTCATCATCaacccttcccctgtgctggtcaccctgccaggacccatcatgacctccttcccccagaacaccgCCGTCGGATCCACCTCCTCGGCTGCCGTGGGCACTGAGCTCaatgtgcagggacagcccatctctGGCGGATTTGGCTTTGGCCTTGGCTACGGCCT CGGATTTGGCTTTGGCCTTGGCTACGGCCTGGGAGGCCTGGGCTGCTATGGCAGAAGGGGCTATGGCTCCATCTGCTGA